One Rissa tridactyla isolate bRisTri1 chromosome 4, bRisTri1.patW.cur.20221130, whole genome shotgun sequence DNA window includes the following coding sequences:
- the LOC128909570 gene encoding mucin-2-like, with product MKAVSLQVLFVLRVLCLVTLAGGQPKAPLKCSKECGDFTSEIAEKRIRSYHWTEPRCRKQAIIFTTLKSIEICANPNTTWVKKIVEKLDQKKAAASPLPRDATSAVAPEEPHGFQKHVGLTVTAPSQTTAPSGFFQGAGATVLERMRVPAARTEVSSKSPPATRDTPRLPGGSSPAIGEVVARSEVTPAAKRDSLKSPAPAIIFAAGMASSQPTPYPTLLVRGFDNAVGSTGGPVGHTANTAPDVRDMTSPSSNSDPMAIIKGSDHPVLSSSDLPSILDSMEITTVPATLVPPETTSVSTLNSTTAIDQGPSVHADKVVSSFVDASGTRTLDYSSPVGKQEPSDTLVFTNQALLGQARAQMTTERPNDLALPSFLSRSQMHFVIPACVVGGLMACSVAFVWLYLKFGVKTEETSREMVQGLLYQKERHQNDVCPMEVI from the exons GGCAACCCAAAGCACCTCTGAAGTGTTCAAAAGAGTGCGGCGATTTTACCTCTGAGATAGCGGAGAAGCGGATCAGGAGCTACCACTGGACGGAGCCCCGCTGCCGCAAACAAGCCATCAT atttactACTCTGAAGTCCATTGAGATTTGTGCGAATCCAAACACGACGTGGGTGAAAAAGATTGTAGAGAAACTGGACCAGAAAAAGGCTGCAGCCTCCCCGCTTCCACGTGATGCCACCTCGGCAGTGGCACCAGAAGAGCCCCATGGTTTTCAGAAACACGTTGGTCTTACAGTAACGGCTCCATCTCAAACCACTGCTCCATCTGGTTTCTTCCAAGGGGCTGGCGCAACAGTTTTGGAGAGAATGCGTGTTCCTGCTGCCAGGACAGAGGTGTCCAGCAAATCCCCACCAGCCACGCGGGACACCCCCCGGCTCCCTGGAGGATCATCCCCTGCGATAGGGGAAGTTGTTGCCCGCTCTGAAGTCACTCCAGCAGCAAAAAGAGATTCCTTAAAATCTCCTGCACCTGCAATAATTTTTGCTGCAGGCATGGCCTCCAGCCAGCCCACGCCATATCCCACGCTTCTTGTGCGTGGCTTTGACAACGCTGTAGGATCTACAGGAGGACCTGTAGGCCATACTGCAAATACTGCGCCTGACGTTCGAGATATGACTTCTCCTAGTTCAAATTCAGACCCCATGGCCATTATTAAAGGATCAGACCACCCTGTACTTTCTAGTTCAGATCTCCCCTCCATTCTGGACAGCATGGAGATCACCACAGTCCCAGCCACACTGGTTCCACCAGAGACTACTTCAGTTTCTACTCTAAACTCCACAACTGCCATAGACCAAGGTCCTTCTGTCCATGCCGATAAGGTTGTCAGTTCCTTTGTAGATGCTTCTGGTACTAGAACACTTGATTATTCATCGCCTGTGGGAAAGCAAGAGCCTTCAGATACGTTAGTTTTCACTAATCAAGCACTCCTAGGCCAAGCCAGAGCGCAGATGACTACAGAAAGACCAAACGATCTGGCCCTTCCCAGCTTCTTGTCAAGATCTCAAATGCATTTTGTCATCCCAGCTTGTGTGGTAGGTGGTCTCATGGCTTGCAGTGTTGCTTTTGTATGGCTTTATCTAAAATTTGGAGTCAAAACAGAAGAAACGTCAAGAGAAATGGTACAGGGCTTGCTCTATCAGAAGGAGAGACATCAAAACGATGTCTGTCCAATGGAAGTAATCTGA